A single window of Acanthopagrus latus isolate v.2019 chromosome 1, fAcaLat1.1, whole genome shotgun sequence DNA harbors:
- the LOC119028406 gene encoding vegetative cell wall protein gp1-like isoform X2, protein MGLRYFSVEVHFPRTRLDLWSRDGVHLSDREGMGILTQLLWASTEQFLETPPPPPPPPVSPTPSQPLRKVSPKLVVKGEVRAPLSPDPFQWKVVGQSSKPQVPGPASVAQQQEKESFLPLNPRWFSSTTLCAMEEVSPSQLSDVVDVPSPPARKKVASPAAARRHRTTERRPPRHQSPVNNQVGSPPARLSRRLEDDGPSSPVPLSRTTDGTPPRTQTSVTNQLVGSPPVRLSCSFGDPATPCCSPVAKVARMKTPSPVGPSQTIKAACHSPRPVKTIGTPVPSSSCWPWIIDDGLATSHSPSKEDDPVRRTLSPAKTTTQKKIREVIFH, encoded by the exons ATGg gtttGAGGTACTTCTCTGTGGAGGTGCACTTCCCCCGTACGCGCTTggatctgtggagcagagacggC GTTCACCTGAGCGACCGTGAGGGGATGGGGATCctcacccagctgctgtgggcctcCACTGAGCAGTTCCTCGagacaccaccacctcctccccctcccccggtGTCTCCTACTCCTTCACAGCCGCTTAGGAAGGTTTCTCCTAAGCTGGTTGTGAAGGGAGAGGTAcgtgctcctctgtctcctgacccctTCCAGTGGAAGGTCGTTGGTCAGAGCAGCAAG CCGCAGGTTCCTGGTCCGGCCAgcgtggctcagcagcag gagaaggagtccttccttccactgaacCCACGGTGGTTCAGTAGCACGACCCTTTGTGCTATGGAGGAAGTGTCTCCTTCTCAGCTGTCTGATGTGGTGGACGTCCCATCTCCTCCAGCGCGCAAGAAG GTGGCCTCCCCAGCGGCAGCCAGGCGTCATAGGACCACGGAGAGACGCCCCCCCCGCCACCAGTCTCCTGTGAACAAC caggttggatcccctccagccAGGCTGTCACGGAGACTGGAGGACGACGGCCCCTCCAGCCCGGTTCCTCTGTCCAGGACCACGGATGGAACGCCTCCCCGCACCCAAACTTCAGTGACCAAC cagctggttggatcccctccagtcagGTTGTCCTGTAGTTTTGGTGATCCGGcgaccccctgctgttcaccGGTTGCGAAG GTGGCCAGGATGAAGACCCCTTCACCGGTTGGACCATCCCAGACCATTAAAGCTGCCTGTCACTCTCCTCGCCCAGTTAAG ACCATCGGGACACCAGTTCCCTCATCGTCCTGCTGGCCCTGGATTATCGATGACGGACTTGCCACCTCTCATTCCCCTTCAAAAGAG GATGATCCAGTGAGAAGGACCCTCTCTCCAGCAAAGACGACAacccagaagaaaataagggaagtaatatttcattaa
- the LOC119028406 gene encoding vegetative cell wall protein gp1-like isoform X1, with protein sequence MGLRYFSVEVHFPRTRLDLWSRDGVHLSDREGMGILTQLLWASTEQFLETPPPPPPPPVSPTPSQPLRKVSPKLVVKGEVRAPLSPDPFQWKVVGQSSKPQVPGPASVAQQQEKESFLPLNPRWFSSTTLCAMEEVSPSQLSDVVDVPSPPARKKVASPAAARRHRTTERRPPRHQSPVNNQVGSPPARLSRRLEDDGPSSPVPLSRTTDGTPPRTQTSVTNQLVGSPPVRLSCSFGDPATPCCSPVAKVARMKTPSPVGPSQTIKAACHSPRPVKTIGTPVPSSSCWPWIIDDGLATSHSPSKELLHPRPVVPRFYSVPGAVVLSGYANLS encoded by the exons ATGg gtttGAGGTACTTCTCTGTGGAGGTGCACTTCCCCCGTACGCGCTTggatctgtggagcagagacggC GTTCACCTGAGCGACCGTGAGGGGATGGGGATCctcacccagctgctgtgggcctcCACTGAGCAGTTCCTCGagacaccaccacctcctccccctcccccggtGTCTCCTACTCCTTCACAGCCGCTTAGGAAGGTTTCTCCTAAGCTGGTTGTGAAGGGAGAGGTAcgtgctcctctgtctcctgacccctTCCAGTGGAAGGTCGTTGGTCAGAGCAGCAAG CCGCAGGTTCCTGGTCCGGCCAgcgtggctcagcagcag gagaaggagtccttccttccactgaacCCACGGTGGTTCAGTAGCACGACCCTTTGTGCTATGGAGGAAGTGTCTCCTTCTCAGCTGTCTGATGTGGTGGACGTCCCATCTCCTCCAGCGCGCAAGAAG GTGGCCTCCCCAGCGGCAGCCAGGCGTCATAGGACCACGGAGAGACGCCCCCCCCGCCACCAGTCTCCTGTGAACAAC caggttggatcccctccagccAGGCTGTCACGGAGACTGGAGGACGACGGCCCCTCCAGCCCGGTTCCTCTGTCCAGGACCACGGATGGAACGCCTCCCCGCACCCAAACTTCAGTGACCAAC cagctggttggatcccctccagtcagGTTGTCCTGTAGTTTTGGTGATCCGGcgaccccctgctgttcaccGGTTGCGAAG GTGGCCAGGATGAAGACCCCTTCACCGGTTGGACCATCCCAGACCATTAAAGCTGCCTGTCACTCTCCTCGCCCAGTTAAG ACCATCGGGACACCAGTTCCCTCATCGTCCTGCTGGCCCTGGATTATCGATGACGGACTTGCCACCTCTCATTCCCCTTCAAAAGAG CTGTTACATCCAAGACCTGTTGTGCCAcgtttttacagtgtaccagGAGCTGTGGTCCTCTCCGG CTACGCTAATCTTAGCTAA
- the LOC119028406 gene encoding vegetative cell wall protein gp1-like isoform X6 — protein sequence MGLRYFSVEVHFPRTRLDLWSRDGVHLSDREGMGILTQLLWASTEQFLETPPPPPPPPVSPTPSQPLRKVSPKLVVKGEVRAPLSPDPFQWKVVGQSSKPQVPGPASVAQQQEKESFLPLNPRWFSSTTLCAMEEVSPSQLSDVVDVPSPPARKKVASPAAARRHRTTERRPPRHQSPVNNQVGSPPARLSRRLEDDGPSSPVPLSRTTDGTPPRTQTSVTNQLVGSPPVRLSCSFGDPATPCCSPVAKVARMKTPSPVGPSQTIKAACHSPRPVKTIGTPVPSSSCWPWIIDDGLATSHSPSKELR from the exons ATGg gtttGAGGTACTTCTCTGTGGAGGTGCACTTCCCCCGTACGCGCTTggatctgtggagcagagacggC GTTCACCTGAGCGACCGTGAGGGGATGGGGATCctcacccagctgctgtgggcctcCACTGAGCAGTTCCTCGagacaccaccacctcctccccctcccccggtGTCTCCTACTCCTTCACAGCCGCTTAGGAAGGTTTCTCCTAAGCTGGTTGTGAAGGGAGAGGTAcgtgctcctctgtctcctgacccctTCCAGTGGAAGGTCGTTGGTCAGAGCAGCAAG CCGCAGGTTCCTGGTCCGGCCAgcgtggctcagcagcag gagaaggagtccttccttccactgaacCCACGGTGGTTCAGTAGCACGACCCTTTGTGCTATGGAGGAAGTGTCTCCTTCTCAGCTGTCTGATGTGGTGGACGTCCCATCTCCTCCAGCGCGCAAGAAG GTGGCCTCCCCAGCGGCAGCCAGGCGTCATAGGACCACGGAGAGACGCCCCCCCCGCCACCAGTCTCCTGTGAACAAC caggttggatcccctccagccAGGCTGTCACGGAGACTGGAGGACGACGGCCCCTCCAGCCCGGTTCCTCTGTCCAGGACCACGGATGGAACGCCTCCCCGCACCCAAACTTCAGTGACCAAC cagctggttggatcccctccagtcagGTTGTCCTGTAGTTTTGGTGATCCGGcgaccccctgctgttcaccGGTTGCGAAG GTGGCCAGGATGAAGACCCCTTCACCGGTTGGACCATCCCAGACCATTAAAGCTGCCTGTCACTCTCCTCGCCCAGTTAAG ACCATCGGGACACCAGTTCCCTCATCGTCCTGCTGGCCCTGGATTATCGATGACGGACTTGCCACCTCTCATTCCCCTTCAAAAGAG CTACGCTAA
- the LOC119028406 gene encoding vegetative cell wall protein gp1-like isoform X5, which yields MGLRYFSVEVHFPRTRLDLWSRDGVHLSDREGMGILTQLLWASTEQFLETPPPPPPPPVSPTPSQPLRKVSPKLVVKGEVRAPLSPDPFQWKVVGQSSKPQVPGPASVAQQQEKESFLPLNPRWFSSTTLCAMEEVSPSQLSDVVDVPSPPARKKVASPAAARRHRTTERRPPRHQSPVNNQVGSPPARLSRRLEDDGPSSPVPLSRTTDGTPPRTQTSVTNQLVGSPPVRLSCSFGDPATPCCSPVAKVARMKTPSPVGPSQTIKAACHSPRPVKTIGTPVPSSSCWPWIIDDGLATSHSPSKECTRSCGPLRLR from the exons ATGg gtttGAGGTACTTCTCTGTGGAGGTGCACTTCCCCCGTACGCGCTTggatctgtggagcagagacggC GTTCACCTGAGCGACCGTGAGGGGATGGGGATCctcacccagctgctgtgggcctcCACTGAGCAGTTCCTCGagacaccaccacctcctccccctcccccggtGTCTCCTACTCCTTCACAGCCGCTTAGGAAGGTTTCTCCTAAGCTGGTTGTGAAGGGAGAGGTAcgtgctcctctgtctcctgacccctTCCAGTGGAAGGTCGTTGGTCAGAGCAGCAAG CCGCAGGTTCCTGGTCCGGCCAgcgtggctcagcagcag gagaaggagtccttccttccactgaacCCACGGTGGTTCAGTAGCACGACCCTTTGTGCTATGGAGGAAGTGTCTCCTTCTCAGCTGTCTGATGTGGTGGACGTCCCATCTCCTCCAGCGCGCAAGAAG GTGGCCTCCCCAGCGGCAGCCAGGCGTCATAGGACCACGGAGAGACGCCCCCCCCGCCACCAGTCTCCTGTGAACAAC caggttggatcccctccagccAGGCTGTCACGGAGACTGGAGGACGACGGCCCCTCCAGCCCGGTTCCTCTGTCCAGGACCACGGATGGAACGCCTCCCCGCACCCAAACTTCAGTGACCAAC cagctggttggatcccctccagtcagGTTGTCCTGTAGTTTTGGTGATCCGGcgaccccctgctgttcaccGGTTGCGAAG GTGGCCAGGATGAAGACCCCTTCACCGGTTGGACCATCCCAGACCATTAAAGCTGCCTGTCACTCTCCTCGCCCAGTTAAG ACCATCGGGACACCAGTTCCCTCATCGTCCTGCTGGCCCTGGATTATCGATGACGGACTTGCCACCTCTCATTCCCCTTCAAAAGAG tgtaccagGAGCTGTGGTCCTCTCCGG CTACGCTAA
- the LOC119028406 gene encoding vegetative cell wall protein gp1-like isoform X4, translated as MGLRYFSVEVHFPRTRLDLWSRDGVHLSDREGMGILTQLLWASTEQFLETPPPPPPPPVSPTPSQPLRKVSPKLVVKGEVRAPLSPDPFQWKVVGQSSKPQVPGPASVAQQQEKESFLPLNPRWFSSTTLCAMEEVSPSQLSDVVDVPSPPARKKVASPAAARRHRTTERRPPRHQSPVNNQVGSPPARLSRRLEDDGPSSPVPLSRTTDGTPPRTQTSVTNQLVGSPPVRLSCSFGDPATPCCSPVAKVARMKTPSPVGPSQTIKAACHSPRPVKTIGTPVPSSSCWPWIIDDGLATSHSPSKECTRSCGPLRVSIASKCF; from the exons ATGg gtttGAGGTACTTCTCTGTGGAGGTGCACTTCCCCCGTACGCGCTTggatctgtggagcagagacggC GTTCACCTGAGCGACCGTGAGGGGATGGGGATCctcacccagctgctgtgggcctcCACTGAGCAGTTCCTCGagacaccaccacctcctccccctcccccggtGTCTCCTACTCCTTCACAGCCGCTTAGGAAGGTTTCTCCTAAGCTGGTTGTGAAGGGAGAGGTAcgtgctcctctgtctcctgacccctTCCAGTGGAAGGTCGTTGGTCAGAGCAGCAAG CCGCAGGTTCCTGGTCCGGCCAgcgtggctcagcagcag gagaaggagtccttccttccactgaacCCACGGTGGTTCAGTAGCACGACCCTTTGTGCTATGGAGGAAGTGTCTCCTTCTCAGCTGTCTGATGTGGTGGACGTCCCATCTCCTCCAGCGCGCAAGAAG GTGGCCTCCCCAGCGGCAGCCAGGCGTCATAGGACCACGGAGAGACGCCCCCCCCGCCACCAGTCTCCTGTGAACAAC caggttggatcccctccagccAGGCTGTCACGGAGACTGGAGGACGACGGCCCCTCCAGCCCGGTTCCTCTGTCCAGGACCACGGATGGAACGCCTCCCCGCACCCAAACTTCAGTGACCAAC cagctggttggatcccctccagtcagGTTGTCCTGTAGTTTTGGTGATCCGGcgaccccctgctgttcaccGGTTGCGAAG GTGGCCAGGATGAAGACCCCTTCACCGGTTGGACCATCCCAGACCATTAAAGCTGCCTGTCACTCTCCTCGCCCAGTTAAG ACCATCGGGACACCAGTTCCCTCATCGTCCTGCTGGCCCTGGATTATCGATGACGGACTTGCCACCTCTCATTCCCCTTCAAAAGAG tgtaccagGAGCTGTGGTCCTCTCCGGGTGAGTATAGCATCCaagtgtttctga
- the LOC119028406 gene encoding vegetative cell wall protein gp1-like isoform X3, with the protein MGLRYFSVEVHFPRTRLDLWSRDGVHLSDREGMGILTQLLWASTEQFLETPPPPPPPPVSPTPSQPLRKVSPKLVVKGEVRAPLSPDPFQWKVVGQSSKPQVPGPASVAQQQEKESFLPLNPRWFSSTTLCAMEEVSPSQLSDVVDVPSPPARKKVASPAAARRHRTTERRPPRHQSPVNNQVGSPPARLSRRLEDDGPSSPVPLSRTTDGTPPRTQTSVTNQLVGSPPVRLSCSFGDPATPCCSPVAKVARMKTPSPVGPSQTIKAACHSPRPVKTIGTPVPSSSCWPWIIDDGLATSHSPSKELLHPRPVVPRFYSVPGAVVLSG; encoded by the exons ATGg gtttGAGGTACTTCTCTGTGGAGGTGCACTTCCCCCGTACGCGCTTggatctgtggagcagagacggC GTTCACCTGAGCGACCGTGAGGGGATGGGGATCctcacccagctgctgtgggcctcCACTGAGCAGTTCCTCGagacaccaccacctcctccccctcccccggtGTCTCCTACTCCTTCACAGCCGCTTAGGAAGGTTTCTCCTAAGCTGGTTGTGAAGGGAGAGGTAcgtgctcctctgtctcctgacccctTCCAGTGGAAGGTCGTTGGTCAGAGCAGCAAG CCGCAGGTTCCTGGTCCGGCCAgcgtggctcagcagcag gagaaggagtccttccttccactgaacCCACGGTGGTTCAGTAGCACGACCCTTTGTGCTATGGAGGAAGTGTCTCCTTCTCAGCTGTCTGATGTGGTGGACGTCCCATCTCCTCCAGCGCGCAAGAAG GTGGCCTCCCCAGCGGCAGCCAGGCGTCATAGGACCACGGAGAGACGCCCCCCCCGCCACCAGTCTCCTGTGAACAAC caggttggatcccctccagccAGGCTGTCACGGAGACTGGAGGACGACGGCCCCTCCAGCCCGGTTCCTCTGTCCAGGACCACGGATGGAACGCCTCCCCGCACCCAAACTTCAGTGACCAAC cagctggttggatcccctccagtcagGTTGTCCTGTAGTTTTGGTGATCCGGcgaccccctgctgttcaccGGTTGCGAAG GTGGCCAGGATGAAGACCCCTTCACCGGTTGGACCATCCCAGACCATTAAAGCTGCCTGTCACTCTCCTCGCCCAGTTAAG ACCATCGGGACACCAGTTCCCTCATCGTCCTGCTGGCCCTGGATTATCGATGACGGACTTGCCACCTCTCATTCCCCTTCAAAAGAG CTGTTACATCCAAGACCTGTTGTGCCAcgtttttacagtgtaccagGAGCTGTGGTCCTCTCCGGGTGA
- the LOC119028406 gene encoding leucine-rich repeat extensin-like protein 1 isoform X7, giving the protein MGLRYFSVEVHFPRTRLDLWSRDGVHLSDREGMGILTQLLWASTEQFLETPPPPPPPPVSPTPSQPLRKVSPKLVVKGEVRAPLSPDPFQWKVVGQSSKPQVPGPASVAQQQEKESFLPLNPRWFSSTTLCAMEEVSPSQLSDVVDVPSPPARKKVASPAAARRHRTTERRPPRHQSPVNNQVGSPPARLSRRLEDDGPSSPVPLSRTTDGTPPRTQTSVTNQLVGSPPVRLSCSFGDPATPCCSPVAKVARMKTPSPVGPSQTIKAACHSPRPVKFTNVNHRDTSSLIVLLALDYR; this is encoded by the exons ATGg gtttGAGGTACTTCTCTGTGGAGGTGCACTTCCCCCGTACGCGCTTggatctgtggagcagagacggC GTTCACCTGAGCGACCGTGAGGGGATGGGGATCctcacccagctgctgtgggcctcCACTGAGCAGTTCCTCGagacaccaccacctcctccccctcccccggtGTCTCCTACTCCTTCACAGCCGCTTAGGAAGGTTTCTCCTAAGCTGGTTGTGAAGGGAGAGGTAcgtgctcctctgtctcctgacccctTCCAGTGGAAGGTCGTTGGTCAGAGCAGCAAG CCGCAGGTTCCTGGTCCGGCCAgcgtggctcagcagcag gagaaggagtccttccttccactgaacCCACGGTGGTTCAGTAGCACGACCCTTTGTGCTATGGAGGAAGTGTCTCCTTCTCAGCTGTCTGATGTGGTGGACGTCCCATCTCCTCCAGCGCGCAAGAAG GTGGCCTCCCCAGCGGCAGCCAGGCGTCATAGGACCACGGAGAGACGCCCCCCCCGCCACCAGTCTCCTGTGAACAAC caggttggatcccctccagccAGGCTGTCACGGAGACTGGAGGACGACGGCCCCTCCAGCCCGGTTCCTCTGTCCAGGACCACGGATGGAACGCCTCCCCGCACCCAAACTTCAGTGACCAAC cagctggttggatcccctccagtcagGTTGTCCTGTAGTTTTGGTGATCCGGcgaccccctgctgttcaccGGTTGCGAAG GTGGCCAGGATGAAGACCCCTTCACCGGTTGGACCATCCCAGACCATTAAAGCTGCCTGTCACTCTCCTCGCCCAGTTAAG ttcacaaatgtca ACCATCGGGACACCAGTTCCCTCATCGTCCTGCTGGCCCTGGATTATCGATGA